The following are encoded together in the Acidovorax sp. KKS102 genome:
- a CDS encoding carboxyl transferase domain-containing protein yields the protein MFTKVLVANRGEIALRTVRALHDLGIASVAVYADDDAASPHVHAASAAVALGATGPAAYLDGARLIAIAQAQGCDAVHPGYGFLSERADFAGACDEAGLRFIGPTPAQLALFGDKAQARALAQQHGVPLMPGTQAAVSLEEAQAFFAQHAHAGIVIKAIGGGGGRGMRAVASADDLPAAYARCRSEAQAAFGVDGVYVERLMGNARHIEVQVLGDGREVIALGERECTLQRRFQKVVEIAPSPSLPGALRERITTAALSMARAVDYQGLGTFEFLVDLASADLPFVFIECNPRLQVEHTITEEVTGVDLVQAQIALAAGRRLRDIGLDPAAPPTVLGFAVQWRINAETLDAQGNATPGSGTLHRFDLPAGPGVRVDTHGAAGATPSPHYDTLLAKLIVHTRSPRFADALRRSQRALAECRIDGVATNLALLQALAARQEMESQQVHTRWLESVLPELLVATKDIANKAYPTSAIGQKDQKIASDAPEGAVLAPMPARLVQLSVAEGDVVAAGAELAVLEAMKMEHVLLAPHAGRVGSLLAVAGGYVVQGQPLLVLEAVDDAADVSVQGSAAHDPDHIRADLQRVIDRHAFTLDAARPEAIAKRHAQGGRTARENIADLCDDGSFIEYGALAIAAQARRRSKEDLIANTPADGMVTGIGGINGALFGDEKSRAVVMSYDATVLAGTQGARNHAKTDRMLGIALAQKLPVVLFAEGGGGRPGDTDMPVVAGLHVHTFASYAALSGQVPVVGIAAGRCFAGNAALLGCSDVIIATRASNIGMGGPAMIEGGGLGVFKPEQIGPSRVQHANGVIDVLVDDEAGAVQAARHYLSFFQGRTSEWSAPDQRLMRAVVPENRLRVYDTRTAMAGLVDDGSLLPLRTGFGVGIHTALARIEGRPVGILANNPLHLGGAIDADAADKGARFMQLCNAHGLPIVSLVDTPGFMVGPEVEATAQVRHVSRLFVTAASLRVPTFSVVLRKGYGLGAMGMAAGGFHAPVFTVAWPTGEFGAMGLEGAVRLGFRKELEALPEGAERDALFAKLLARSYAHGEALHMAATLEIDAVIDPADTRAWLARGLASAKVGPMGPQFIDTW from the coding sequence CTGTTCACCAAAGTGCTGGTTGCCAATCGTGGCGAGATCGCACTGCGCACCGTGCGCGCCCTGCACGACCTGGGCATTGCCAGCGTGGCCGTGTATGCCGACGATGACGCCGCCAGCCCCCATGTGCACGCAGCCAGTGCGGCCGTGGCGCTGGGCGCCACCGGCCCGGCGGCGTACCTGGACGGTGCGCGCCTCATCGCCATTGCCCAGGCGCAGGGCTGCGATGCCGTGCACCCGGGCTACGGCTTCCTGAGCGAGCGGGCCGACTTTGCCGGTGCCTGCGACGAAGCGGGGCTGCGCTTCATCGGCCCCACGCCTGCGCAGCTCGCGTTGTTCGGCGACAAGGCGCAGGCCCGTGCGCTGGCGCAGCAGCACGGCGTGCCGCTCATGCCCGGCACGCAGGCGGCGGTGTCTCTGGAAGAGGCGCAGGCCTTCTTTGCGCAGCACGCCCATGCGGGCATCGTCATCAAGGCCATCGGCGGTGGCGGCGGGCGCGGCATGCGCGCGGTGGCGTCGGCCGATGACTTGCCCGCTGCCTACGCGCGCTGCCGCAGCGAGGCGCAGGCCGCCTTTGGTGTGGACGGCGTGTACGTCGAGCGCTTGATGGGCAACGCCCGCCATATCGAGGTGCAGGTGCTGGGAGACGGGCGCGAGGTGATCGCCCTGGGCGAGCGCGAATGCACGCTGCAGCGGCGCTTTCAGAAAGTGGTGGAGATCGCGCCCAGCCCCTCGCTGCCGGGCGCATTGCGTGAGCGCATCACCACGGCTGCGCTGTCCATGGCGCGCGCCGTGGATTACCAGGGCCTGGGTACCTTCGAGTTTCTGGTGGACCTGGCCAGCGCCGACCTGCCCTTTGTGTTCATCGAATGCAACCCGCGCCTGCAGGTCGAGCACACCATCACCGAAGAAGTCACTGGCGTGGACCTGGTGCAGGCGCAGATTGCGCTGGCGGCGGGCCGCAGGCTGCGGGACATCGGTCTCGACCCTGCTGCGCCGCCCACCGTGTTGGGCTTTGCGGTTCAGTGGCGCATCAACGCCGAAACGCTGGACGCGCAGGGCAACGCCACCCCTGGCAGCGGCACGCTGCACCGTTTCGATCTGCCCGCAGGCCCAGGCGTGCGCGTGGACACACACGGCGCTGCAGGCGCCACGCCATCGCCGCACTACGACACGCTGCTGGCCAAGCTCATCGTGCACACGCGCAGCCCGCGTTTTGCCGACGCACTGCGCCGCTCGCAGCGCGCGCTGGCCGAGTGCCGCATCGACGGCGTGGCCACCAATCTGGCGCTGCTGCAGGCGCTGGCTGCGCGGCAAGAAATGGAGAGCCAACAGGTGCACACGCGCTGGCTAGAGTCGGTACTGCCAGAGCTTCTGGTTGCTACTAAAGATATAGCTAATAAGGCATATCCGACTAGCGCTATAGGGCAAAAAGACCAGAAGATCGCCTCTGACGCACCCGAAGGCGCCGTGCTGGCCCCCATGCCCGCCCGCCTCGTGCAGCTGAGCGTGGCTGAGGGCGATGTGGTCGCCGCAGGCGCCGAACTGGCTGTGCTCGAAGCCATGAAGATGGAGCATGTGCTGCTGGCGCCCCATGCGGGCCGCGTGGGCTCATTGTTGGCTGTGGCTGGCGGCTACGTCGTGCAGGGCCAGCCACTGCTGGTGCTGGAGGCCGTGGACGATGCGGCCGATGTGAGCGTGCAGGGCAGCGCTGCACATGACCCCGACCACATCCGCGCCGACCTGCAACGCGTGATCGACCGCCACGCCTTCACGCTCGATGCCGCACGGCCCGAAGCCATCGCCAAGCGCCACGCGCAAGGCGGCCGCACCGCGCGCGAGAACATTGCCGACCTGTGCGACGACGGCAGCTTCATCGAATACGGCGCCCTGGCCATCGCCGCGCAGGCGCGCCGCCGCAGCAAGGAGGACCTGATTGCCAACACGCCCGCCGATGGGATGGTCACGGGAATTGGCGGCATCAACGGTGCCCTGTTTGGCGACGAGAAGTCCCGCGCCGTGGTCATGTCGTACGACGCCACCGTGCTCGCGGGCACCCAGGGCGCACGCAACCACGCCAAGACCGACCGCATGCTCGGCATCGCCCTCGCGCAGAAGCTGCCCGTGGTGCTGTTCGCCGAAGGCGGCGGTGGCCGCCCGGGCGACACCGACATGCCCGTGGTGGCCGGCCTGCATGTGCACACGTTTGCCAGCTACGCCGCGCTGTCGGGCCAGGTGCCGGTGGTCGGCATCGCGGCAGGGCGGTGTTTTGCGGGCAATGCCGCGCTGCTGGGCTGCAGCGACGTGATCATCGCCACACGCGCCAGCAACATCGGCATGGGCGGCCCGGCCATGATCGAAGGCGGCGGCCTGGGTGTCTTCAAACCCGAGCAGATCGGCCCAAGCCGCGTGCAGCATGCCAATGGCGTGATCGACGTGCTGGTCGATGACGAAGCCGGGGCGGTGCAGGCAGCGCGCCACTACCTGTCGTTCTTCCAGGGCCGCACATCGGAGTGGTCTGCACCCGACCAACGCCTGATGCGCGCCGTGGTGCCCGAGAACCGCTTGCGCGTGTACGACACCCGCACTGCCATGGCCGGCCTGGTGGACGACGGCAGCCTGCTGCCGCTGCGCACCGGCTTCGGCGTCGGCATCCACACCGCGCTGGCCCGCATCGAAGGCCGTCCCGTGGGCATCCTGGCCAACAACCCGCTGCACCTGGGCGGCGCCATCGACGCCGACGCGGCCGACAAAGGCGCGCGCTTCATGCAGCTGTGCAACGCGCACGGCCTGCCCATCGTGAGCCTGGTGGACACGCCCGGCTTCATGGTCGGCCCCGAGGTCGAAGCCACGGCCCAGGTACGCCACGTGAGCCGCCTGTTCGTTACCGCCGCCAGCCTGCGCGTGCCCACCTTCAGCGTGGTGCTGCGCAAAGGTTACGGCCTGGGCGCCATGGGCATGGCGGCCGGGGGCTTTCATGCACCCGTCTTCACCGTGGCCTGGCCCACGGGCGAGTTCGGCGCCATGGGCCTGGAGGGCGCCGTGCGCCTGGGCTTTCGCAAGGAGCTGGAAGCGCTGCCCGAAGGCGCGGAGCGCGACGCGCTGTTCGCCAAGCTGCTGGCCCGGTCGTACGCCCACGGCGAGGCGCTGCACATGGCCGCCACGCTGGAGATCGATGCAGTGATCGACCCGGCGGATACGCGGGCGTGGCTGGCGCGGGGGCTGGCGTCGGCCAAGGTGGGCCCGATGGGGCCGCAGTTCATCGACACCTGGTGA
- a CDS encoding LysE family translocator gives MGIEFLITSLVVVISPSPGALLTVAAGLSGGARAAAVTALGCTLGIVPHLLAAVTGLAALLHASATAFEVLRYAGVAYLLYMGWATWRSPAALEVRADAPARSTGGRIAEAMLVNLLNPKLSLFFLTFLPQFIAPGETQPALRMAQLSLVFMAMTFAVFLAYGVFAARFRDQVLQRPSVLVWLRRGFAAAFVGLGGKLALMQR, from the coding sequence ATGGGCATCGAATTCCTCATCACTTCCCTCGTCGTCGTCATCTCGCCCAGTCCGGGCGCCCTGCTGACCGTGGCGGCCGGGCTGTCGGGCGGCGCGCGGGCTGCGGCCGTCACGGCCCTGGGGTGCACGCTGGGCATCGTGCCGCACCTGCTGGCCGCAGTCACCGGCCTGGCCGCGCTGCTCCATGCCAGCGCCACCGCCTTCGAGGTTCTGCGCTACGCGGGGGTGGCCTACCTGCTGTACATGGGCTGGGCCACCTGGCGCTCCCCTGCCGCGCTGGAGGTGCGCGCCGACGCGCCCGCGCGCTCCACCGGGGGACGCATCGCCGAGGCGATGCTCGTCAACCTGCTCAACCCCAAGCTGTCGCTGTTTTTCCTCACATTCCTGCCGCAGTTCATCGCACCAGGCGAAACGCAGCCCGCCCTGCGCATGGCGCAGCTGTCGCTGGTGTTCATGGCGATGACGTTCGCGGTGTTCCTGGCCTACGGCGTCTTTGCCGCACGCTTTCGCGACCAGGTGCTGCAGCGCCCGAGCGTGCTGGTGTGGCTGCGGCGCGGCTTTGCCGCGGCGTTTGTGGGGCTGGGAGGCAAGCTCGCGCTGATGCAGCGATGA
- a CDS encoding AraC family transcriptional regulator yields MPPKPFQFLPTALPGIDAMQADSHFAFGRHMHLQFGLGVIDRGAQKSFSGRGMVESLPGDTITVNPGEVHDGKPLGEGGRAWRMLYLEPALVAGLAAEVRPSTPGAGFEFHAPNLRDARLAAQVRALFAAATRHPRHAAAPLQVEECLLQILAGLLRPPGKGRHIAASIANARAMVDDDPTMAWSLAELAREAGLSRYQLVRQFAQATGLTPHAYLVQRRLHHARRLMRVGTPLAEVAAASGFADQSHLTRLFARSFGTTPHAYLRAHR; encoded by the coding sequence ATGCCGCCAAAACCCTTCCAGTTTCTGCCCACCGCACTGCCTGGCATCGATGCGATGCAGGCGGACTCGCACTTCGCCTTCGGCAGGCACATGCACCTGCAGTTCGGCCTGGGCGTGATCGACCGGGGGGCGCAGAAATCGTTCAGCGGCCGGGGCATGGTGGAGTCACTCCCCGGCGACACCATCACGGTCAACCCTGGCGAGGTCCACGACGGCAAGCCCCTGGGCGAAGGCGGCCGCGCCTGGCGCATGCTGTACCTGGAGCCCGCCCTGGTGGCCGGTCTGGCGGCCGAGGTGCGCCCCAGCACGCCCGGCGCAGGCTTCGAATTCCACGCGCCCAACCTGCGCGATGCGCGGCTTGCCGCGCAGGTCCGTGCGCTGTTTGCGGCCGCCACACGGCACCCCCGCCACGCGGCCGCGCCGCTGCAGGTCGAGGAATGCCTGCTCCAGATTCTGGCGGGCCTGCTGCGCCCGCCGGGCAAGGGCAGGCACATCGCCGCGTCCATTGCCAACGCCCGCGCCATGGTGGACGACGACCCGACCATGGCCTGGAGCCTTGCCGAGCTGGCCCGCGAGGCCGGGCTGAGCCGCTACCAGCTGGTGCGGCAGTTCGCACAGGCCACGGGACTCACGCCGCACGCCTACCTGGTGCAGCGCCGGTTGCACCACGCGCGGCGGCTCATGCGCGTCGGCACGCCCCTGGCCGAGGTGGCCGCCGCCAGCGGCTTTGCCGACCAGAGCCACCTCACACGTCTGTTCGCGCGCAGCTTCGGCACCACGCCCCACGCCTACCTGCGCGCCCACCGCTGA
- a CDS encoding aminotransferase class V-fold PLP-dependent enzyme produces the protein MPGLLPDIDPDGLLEFSVVYTDRALNHMSKRFTGVMQDILGTLKEVYHAHTAVLVPGSGTFGMEAVARQFANKEKVLIVRNGWFSYRWTQIFDADKGLGGGSVVCKARQQGSGPQAPWAPCPADEVAATIRAEKPKVVFAPHVETASGIILSDDYLRTLTAAAHEVGALFVLDCVASGAMWVDMQATGVDVLISAPQKGWSGSPCCAMVMLSERARQAIEGTTSSSFSCDLKKWMQIAEGYEKGQHAYHTTMPTDALVRLRDVMAETRAYGFAKVREEQIELGAKVRALLESRGFPSVAAEGFKAPGVVVSYTTDPGIQNGKKFLEVGLQTAAGVPLQCDEGPDFKTFRIGLFGLEKWHNVDRTVGHLSKALDQIAAAA, from the coding sequence ATGCCCGGCCTTTTGCCCGATATCGACCCCGATGGTCTGCTCGAATTTTCGGTGGTCTACACCGACCGCGCGCTCAACCACATGTCCAAGCGCTTTACCGGCGTGATGCAGGACATTCTGGGCACGCTCAAAGAGGTCTACCACGCCCACACCGCCGTGCTGGTGCCCGGCAGCGGCACCTTCGGCATGGAGGCTGTAGCGCGCCAGTTTGCCAACAAGGAAAAGGTGCTCATCGTGCGCAACGGCTGGTTCAGCTACCGCTGGACGCAGATCTTTGATGCCGACAAGGGCCTGGGCGGTGGCTCCGTGGTGTGCAAGGCGCGCCAGCAGGGCAGCGGCCCGCAGGCACCCTGGGCGCCATGCCCGGCGGACGAAGTCGCAGCCACCATTCGCGCCGAAAAGCCCAAGGTCGTGTTCGCCCCGCATGTGGAAACGGCCAGCGGCATCATCCTGTCTGACGACTACCTTCGCACGCTGACAGCGGCTGCCCACGAGGTGGGCGCGCTGTTTGTGCTGGACTGCGTAGCGTCGGGCGCCATGTGGGTGGACATGCAGGCCACGGGGGTGGACGTGCTCATCAGCGCCCCTCAAAAGGGCTGGAGCGGCTCGCCCTGCTGCGCCATGGTGATGCTGAGTGAACGCGCACGCCAGGCCATCGAGGGCACGACGAGCAGCAGCTTCTCGTGCGACCTCAAGAAGTGGATGCAGATCGCCGAGGGCTACGAAAAGGGCCAGCACGCGTACCACACCACCATGCCCACCGATGCACTGGTGCGCCTGCGCGACGTGATGGCCGAGACACGTGCCTATGGCTTTGCCAAGGTGCGCGAAGAGCAGATCGAACTGGGCGCCAAGGTGCGTGCGCTGCTGGAGTCGCGCGGCTTCCCCAGCGTGGCGGCCGAGGGCTTCAAGGCCCCCGGCGTGGTGGTGAGCTACACCACCGACCCCGGCATCCAGAACGGCAAGAAGTTCCTCGAAGTCGGTTTGCAGACCGCTGCGGGTGTGCCGCTGCAGTGCGATGAAGGGCCGGACTTCAAGACCTTCCGTATCGGCCTGTTCGGCCTGGAGAAGTGGCACAACGTGGACCGCACGGTGGGCCATCTGTCGAAGGCGCTGGACCAGATTGCGGCGGCTGCCTGA
- a CDS encoding DUF445 domain-containing protein: MKPEADSATLALRRAKRQALGLLLLVTAVFIATSVVERGLWLNAVKAMAEAAMVGALADWFAVVALFRRPLGLPIPHTAVIARNQARIGRNLATFVRDKFLDVPSLVSLIRRHDPAERLAQWLTAPGSAALLGHQATRLASAALETVQDAQVERFIHKAARALIGQVDMSRALAAVLDTLTHNGRHQALLDDVLAKLIELLQNEQTRTWVAQSIVAWLKKDHPRTEKFLPSDWLGDKGSALLARALESLMADVAANPQHALRAQFDTAVQRFIERLRSDPEWARKGEEIRTWLQTDATVGGYVQTLWLDLRGALQRDLADADSVLARQVSKLGLWLGESLAGDAALRQSFNDRLERWVEGLAPDVSAFIAQHIEDTVRRWDAEEMTQLIELNIGKDLQYIRINGTVVGGLIGLLLFGVSHVGAMGRALWGG, translated from the coding sequence ATGAAGCCAGAGGCTGACAGCGCAACCCTCGCCCTGCGGCGTGCCAAACGGCAGGCGCTGGGCCTGCTGTTGCTGGTCACGGCTGTGTTCATTGCCACCAGCGTGGTCGAGCGGGGCCTGTGGCTCAACGCCGTGAAAGCCATGGCCGAGGCCGCCATGGTGGGCGCGTTGGCCGACTGGTTTGCGGTGGTGGCGCTGTTTCGCCGACCGCTGGGCCTGCCCATTCCGCACACAGCGGTCATCGCGCGCAACCAGGCGCGCATCGGCCGCAACCTGGCCACCTTTGTGCGCGACAAGTTCTTGGACGTGCCTTCGCTCGTGTCGCTGATCCGCAGACACGACCCGGCCGAGCGGCTGGCGCAGTGGCTTACCGCGCCCGGCAGCGCCGCGCTGCTCGGGCACCAGGCCACGCGCCTGGCATCGGCTGCGCTGGAGACGGTGCAGGACGCGCAGGTGGAGCGCTTCATCCACAAGGCCGCGCGTGCCTTGATCGGGCAGGTGGACATGTCGCGTGCGTTGGCAGCGGTGCTCGACACCCTGACCCACAACGGTCGTCACCAGGCGCTGCTGGACGACGTGCTGGCCAAGCTCATCGAACTGCTGCAGAACGAGCAGACCCGTACCTGGGTCGCGCAGTCCATCGTGGCCTGGCTCAAGAAGGACCATCCGCGCACCGAGAAATTCCTGCCCAGCGACTGGCTGGGCGACAAGGGCTCGGCGCTGCTGGCCCGCGCGCTGGAGAGCCTGATGGCCGATGTGGCCGCCAACCCGCAGCATGCCTTGCGCGCGCAGTTTGATACCGCTGTGCAGCGCTTTATCGAGCGCCTGCGCAGTGACCCGGAATGGGCGCGCAAGGGCGAGGAGATCCGCACCTGGCTGCAGACCGATGCCACCGTGGGTGGCTATGTGCAGACCTTGTGGCTGGACCTGCGTGGTGCGTTGCAGCGCGATCTGGCCGACGCTGACTCCGTGCTGGCTCGGCAGGTGAGCAAGCTGGGGCTGTGGTTGGGGGAGTCTTTAGCGGGGGATGCGGCGCTCAGGCAGTCGTTCAATGACCGGCTTGAGCGTTGGGTGGAGGGGCTGGCGCCGGATGTGTCGGCGTTCATTGCGCAGCACATTGAGGATACGGTGCGGCGCTGGGATGCGGAGGAGATGACGCAGCTGATCGAGCTGAACATCGGCAAGGACCTGCAGTACATCCGCATCAATGGCACCGTGGTGGGCGGGCTCATCGGGCTGCTGCTGTTCGGCGTGTCGCATGTGGGGGCCATGGGGCGGGCTTTGTGGGGCGGGTGA
- a CDS encoding LrgB family protein: MANFVELWVYLASAPLFGLTATLAVYVLAQALSVRSGHAPWANPVMVSVVILASVMLATGTAYPTYFAGAQFIHFLLGPAVVALGWPLWQRRAALRSRWGRLVLASLAGGSAAAASAVGLGWVLGLPGDVLMSLAPKSVTAPVAMGIAAQVGGVPALAAVFAALTGMVGALSARWLFGLMRLPTDAQGMALRGFALGTASHGIGAAHALQVHAEAGAYAGLALGLQVVLAAVLMPLVFRLL; the protein is encoded by the coding sequence ATGGCGAACTTCGTTGAGCTGTGGGTGTACCTGGCCTCGGCCCCGCTGTTCGGGCTGACGGCCACGCTGGCGGTGTATGTGCTGGCGCAGGCACTGTCGGTGCGCTCCGGCCACGCACCCTGGGCCAATCCGGTGATGGTGTCGGTGGTCATTCTGGCCAGTGTGATGCTGGCCACGGGCACGGCCTACCCCACGTACTTTGCGGGTGCGCAGTTCATCCACTTCTTGCTGGGCCCTGCGGTGGTGGCACTGGGCTGGCCCCTGTGGCAGCGCCGTGCGGCCCTGCGCTCACGTTGGGGCCGGCTGGTGCTGGCCTCGCTGGCGGGTGGCAGCGCAGCGGCCGCCAGTGCTGTGGGCCTGGGCTGGGTGCTGGGCCTGCCCGGTGATGTGCTGATGTCGCTGGCCCCCAAATCTGTCACCGCCCCGGTCGCGATGGGCATTGCCGCACAGGTTGGCGGCGTGCCCGCCCTGGCCGCCGTGTTCGCGGCCTTGACGGGCATGGTGGGGGCGCTGTCTGCACGCTGGTTGTTCGGCTTGATGCGCCTGCCCACCGACGCGCAAGGCATGGCGCTGCGAGGCTTTGCACTGGGCACTGCGTCGCACGGCATCGGGGCGGCACATGCGCTGCAGGTACATGCGGAGGCCGGGGCGTATGCAGGGCTGGCGCTGGGGTTGCAGGTGGTGCTGGCGGCGGTGCTGATGCCTCTGGTGTTCCGTTTGTTGTGA
- a CDS encoding CidA/LrgA family protein, with product MKALQGLAFLLLMQSGGEALSHFLKLPVPGPVVGMVLLLLALRWQPVQDSVAPAAGFLLQHLSLLFVPVGVGVMTHLALLSTYGLQLVGVIVLSTWMGMAVTAQVLRLLQPKEDHGELR from the coding sequence ATGAAGGCGCTGCAAGGACTGGCTTTTCTTCTGCTCATGCAGTCAGGGGGCGAGGCACTGTCCCACTTTTTAAAGCTCCCGGTGCCTGGGCCGGTCGTCGGCATGGTGCTGCTCTTGCTCGCGCTGCGCTGGCAGCCGGTGCAGGATTCCGTGGCCCCAGCGGCGGGCTTCTTGCTCCAGCACCTGTCGCTGCTGTTTGTGCCGGTGGGCGTGGGGGTGATGACCCACCTGGCGTTGCTGAGCACCTATGGCCTGCAGCTGGTGGGGGTGATCGTGCTGTCCACCTGGATGGGCATGGCGGTGACGGCGCAGGTGCTGCGTCTTCTGCAGCCCAAGGAGGACCATGGCGAACTTCGTTGA
- a CDS encoding FAD-linked oxidase C-terminal domain-containing protein, producing the protein MNTAADPTVALSERVARQAEVVQALGRVLPAHALLWHSEDTTPYECDGLTAYRQRPLVVCLPETYDEVQAVLQVCHRLQVPVVARGAGTGLSGGAMPHTLGVTMSLAKFNRILDINPESRTAVVQCGVRNLAISEAAAPYNLYYAPDPSSQIACTIGGNVAENSGGVHCLKYGLTVHNVLKVKGFTVEGDPVEFGSEALDAPGYDLLAAVIGSEGMLAVTTEVTVKLIPKPMLARCIMASFDDVRKAGDAVAAVIAAGIIPAGLEMMDKPMTAAVEDFVHAGYDLTAEAILLCESDGTPEEVEEEIGRMSDVLRAAGATAISVSNDEAERLRFWSGRKNAFPASGRISPDYMCMDSTIPRKRLADILLAIQEMEKKYQLRCANVFHAGDGNLHPLILFDANDADQLHRCELFGADILETSVAMGGTVTGEHGVGVEKLNSMCVQFSAAENAQMFGLKHAFDPAGLLNPGKVIPTLNRCAEYGKMLVRGGQIKHPDLPRF; encoded by the coding sequence ATGAACACTGCCGCCGACCCCACCGTAGCCCTGTCCGAACGCGTCGCGCGCCAGGCCGAGGTTGTCCAGGCCCTGGGCCGCGTTTTGCCCGCCCACGCCCTGCTCTGGCACAGCGAAGACACCACGCCGTACGAATGCGACGGCCTCACCGCCTACCGCCAGCGCCCGCTGGTGGTGTGCCTGCCCGAGACATACGATGAGGTGCAGGCCGTGCTGCAGGTGTGCCACCGGCTGCAGGTGCCCGTGGTGGCGCGCGGCGCGGGCACGGGCCTGTCGGGCGGGGCCATGCCGCACACCCTGGGCGTGACGATGTCGCTGGCCAAGTTCAACCGCATCCTCGACATCAACCCCGAAAGCCGCACGGCCGTGGTGCAGTGCGGCGTGCGCAACCTGGCCATCAGCGAGGCTGCGGCACCTTACAACCTCTACTACGCCCCCGACCCCAGCAGCCAGATCGCCTGCACCATCGGCGGTAACGTGGCCGAGAACTCGGGCGGCGTGCACTGCCTCAAATACGGCCTTACCGTGCACAACGTGCTCAAGGTGAAGGGCTTCACGGTGGAAGGCGATCCCGTTGAATTTGGCAGCGAGGCGCTCGATGCCCCCGGCTACGACCTGCTGGCCGCCGTGATCGGCAGCGAAGGCATGCTGGCCGTGACCACCGAAGTGACCGTCAAACTCATCCCCAAGCCGATGCTCGCGCGCTGCATCATGGCCAGCTTTGACGACGTGCGCAAAGCGGGCGACGCGGTGGCCGCCGTCATCGCCGCCGGCATCATCCCCGCGGGCCTGGAGATGATGGACAAGCCCATGACCGCCGCCGTGGAAGACTTTGTGCACGCAGGCTACGACCTCACCGCCGAAGCCATCCTGCTGTGCGAAAGCGACGGCACGCCCGAAGAGGTGGAAGAAGAAATCGGCCGCATGAGCGACGTGCTGCGCGCTGCAGGCGCCACCGCCATTTCGGTCAGCAACGACGAAGCAGAGCGCCTGCGCTTCTGGAGCGGCCGCAAAAACGCCTTCCCCGCCAGCGGCCGCATCAGCCCCGACTACATGTGCATGGACTCCACCATCCCGCGCAAGCGCCTGGCCGACATCCTGCTCGCCATCCAGGAAATGGAAAAGAAATACCAGCTGCGCTGCGCCAACGTGTTCCACGCGGGCGACGGCAACCTGCACCCGCTGATCCTGTTCGATGCGAACGATGCCGACCAGCTGCACCGCTGCGAGCTGTTTGGCGCCGACATCCTGGAAACCAGCGTGGCCATGGGCGGCACGGTGACGGGCGAACATGGCGTGGGCGTGGAGAAGCTCAACAGCATGTGCGTGCAGTTTTCTGCGGCGGAGAACGCACAGATGTTCGGGCTCAAACACGCGTTTGATCCGGCGGGGTTGTTGAACCCCGGCAAGGTGATTCCGACGCTGAACCGGTGTGCGGAGTACGGGAAGATGCTGGTGCGCGGGGGGCAGATCAAGCACCCCGATCTGCCACGTTTCTGA
- a CDS encoding LysR substrate-binding domain-containing protein — translation MATAAPSSFLSSAARRIPPIQCLLTFEALARLRSVTQTADELCVTPSAVSHRVKQLEQILGVRLFGRADFSLTTEGSAYLAHVREGLGALQRFPGQAAAPGRRRLKLAVTPTFARTILIPRLRQFTEAYPEIDLALQVSIPLLDVVAEDADLMVRFGPGHYADVEHVEIARDVVTPLASPAFVREHGPFERPEDLEGVPLLRSPLEPWRTWFAATGLDWAEPSEGSQFNDIGLMCDGAAAGMGVALVRLKLGAPWLENGTLVRLFDTDTASPHAHYLCWRTGTMDRWECAAFAEWLRKTMA, via the coding sequence ATGGCCACGGCAGCTCCGTCCTCTTTCCTCAGCAGCGCCGCACGGCGCATTCCGCCCATCCAGTGCCTGCTGACATTCGAGGCCCTGGCCCGCCTGCGCAGCGTGACGCAGACGGCCGACGAGCTGTGCGTGACGCCCAGCGCCGTGAGCCACCGGGTCAAGCAGCTGGAGCAGATCCTGGGGGTACGGCTGTTTGGCCGGGCCGACTTTTCGCTGACCACCGAGGGCAGCGCCTACCTGGCCCATGTGCGCGAGGGGCTGGGCGCGCTGCAGCGCTTTCCGGGCCAGGCGGCTGCGCCCGGGCGGCGGCGGCTCAAGCTGGCCGTCACGCCCACGTTTGCGCGCACCATCCTCATCCCCCGCCTGCGGCAGTTCACCGAGGCGTACCCCGAGATCGACCTGGCGCTGCAAGTCTCCATCCCGCTGCTGGACGTGGTGGCCGAGGACGCCGACCTGATGGTGCGCTTTGGCCCCGGCCACTATGCCGATGTGGAACACGTGGAAATTGCGCGCGACGTGGTCACCCCCCTGGCCTCGCCCGCCTTCGTGCGCGAGCATGGCCCGTTCGAGCGCCCCGAAGACCTGGAGGGCGTGCCCCTGCTGCGCAGCCCGCTAGAGCCCTGGCGCACCTGGTTTGCCGCCACGGGTCTCGACTGGGCTGAGCCCAGCGAGGGCTCGCAGTTCAACGACATCGGCCTGATGTGCGACGGCGCTGCTGCCGGCATGGGCGTGGCGCTGGTACGCCTGAAGCTGGGCGCGCCCTGGCTGGAGAACGGCACTCTAGTGCGCCTGTTTGACACCGACACCGCCAGCCCCCACGCGCACTACCTGTGCTGGCGCACGGGCACCATGGACCGGTGGGAATGCGCGGCGTTTGCCGAATGGCTGCGCAAAACCATGGCGTAG